In Lewinellaceae bacterium, a single window of DNA contains:
- a CDS encoding FecR domain-containing protein has protein sequence MENTKYTDLIGRHLSGHITAGERAELMAWVEADGANRAFFDEMIRLWRVSGEYEEEPFPTDAQKAWTAFEQKLEQRFPLNGGASPEKAAPEAKIARMRPLRVALRYAAAIVLLLSAGYWLFIAESGSDSQVAIIQAGAGEQRELELPDGSTVVLNENSELVYAQAFKERRVKLSGEAFFQVAKLNGKSFTIDAEGTTTTVLGTSFNVRAYPSEEKVEVSVKTGIVALQKAKDNQQKVILEADQAGAYDKQKEVVQKTLISNADAWKTSRLDFDSIPLSAVVEALERYFNADIEVANPQLLNCTFKGQFQKPELKEVLDALAFTMVLEVEKQNGIYRLSGDASGCD, from the coding sequence ATGGAAAACACAAAATACACGGATCTCATCGGCCGGCATCTTTCCGGCCACATCACAGCCGGCGAAAGAGCCGAGCTGATGGCCTGGGTGGAAGCCGACGGCGCCAACAGGGCCTTCTTCGATGAAATGATCCGGTTATGGCGTGTGTCCGGGGAGTACGAAGAAGAACCTTTTCCAACTGACGCCCAAAAAGCCTGGACGGCATTCGAACAAAAACTGGAGCAGCGCTTTCCCTTAAACGGCGGCGCCAGCCCGGAAAAGGCAGCGCCGGAGGCTAAGATCGCCAGGATGCGGCCCCTGCGGGTGGCCCTGCGATACGCGGCGGCTATCGTTTTGCTGCTGTCGGCAGGCTATTGGTTATTTATTGCGGAATCCGGCAGCGACAGCCAGGTGGCCATTATCCAGGCCGGGGCGGGCGAACAGCGCGAACTGGAATTGCCCGACGGCAGCACGGTAGTTCTGAACGAAAATTCGGAACTCGTTTATGCACAGGCCTTCAAAGAACGCCGGGTGAAGCTCTCGGGCGAAGCCTTTTTCCAGGTTGCCAAACTCAACGGTAAAAGTTTTACCATCGATGCGGAAGGCACTACGACGACCGTACTCGGCACTTCCTTCAACGTGCGGGCCTACCCCTCCGAAGAAAAAGTCGAGGTAAGCGTGAAAACAGGTATAGTGGCGCTGCAAAAAGCGAAAGACAACCAGCAGAAGGTCATCCTCGAAGCGGATCAGGCCGGCGCTTATGACAAACAAAAGGAGGTGGTGCAGAAAACCCTGATCTCCAACGCGGATGCCTGGAAGACCAGCCGCCTCGATTTCGACAGCATCCCCCTGAGCGCCGTGGTGGAAGCCCTGGAACGGTACTTTAATGCCGACATCGAAGTGGCGAACCCCCAACTGCTGAACTGTACCTTCAAAGGCCAGTTTCAAAAGCCTGAGCTGAAGGAGGTCCTCGACGCCCTGGCCTTTACCATGGTGCTGGAGGTAGAAAAGCAGAACGGCATATATCGGTTGAGCGGCGATGCCTCCGGATGTGATTGA
- a CDS encoding DUF2807 domain-containing protein: MKQLQWMLFASVITLTASSCFVNINDEDGFFGSCIDGAGPIVTRELTVAPFEGIELPISGDVFLTQGPEQKVIVEGKDNIIDEIELDVQNGIWKIEFNRCVRDIDLLRVFITVPDLTRIRVSGSGDVVSENTFVIQDLEIDIPGSGNVDLSLDADDLDIDIPGSGRLTLEGLADETKYRISGSGDVHAFNLECRVADISVPGSGDLEVFVTELLKVRISGSGDVFYRGDPALDISISGSGDVIDAN, encoded by the coding sequence ATGAAACAGCTTCAATGGATGTTATTTGCATCAGTAATAACCCTGACTGCCAGCAGTTGCTTTGTCAACATCAACGATGAAGACGGCTTCTTTGGCAGTTGCATTGATGGGGCGGGCCCCATCGTTACCCGGGAGCTGACCGTAGCTCCTTTTGAAGGCATCGAGCTGCCCATCTCCGGGGATGTGTTCCTCACGCAGGGCCCCGAGCAGAAAGTTATCGTCGAAGGAAAGGACAACATCATCGACGAGATAGAACTGGATGTGCAGAACGGTATATGGAAGATCGAATTCAACCGCTGTGTCCGCGATATCGACCTCCTGCGCGTCTTCATCACCGTACCCGACCTGACCAGGATTCGCGTTTCCGGTTCCGGGGATGTGGTCAGCGAAAATACCTTTGTCATCCAGGACCTGGAGATCGACATTCCCGGATCGGGCAATGTAGACCTTTCCCTCGACGCCGATGACCTCGATATCGATATTCCAGGCTCCGGCCGCCTCACTCTCGAGGGGCTTGCCGATGAGACGAAATACCGCATTTCCGGCTCCGGCGACGTGCACGCCTTCAACCTGGAATGCCGCGTAGCAGATATTTCTGTCCCTGGCTCCGGCGACCTGGAGGTGTTTGTCACCGAACTCCTCAAGGTGCGCATCAGCGGCTCCGGCGATGTCTTCTACCGGGGCGACCCTGCGCTGGACATCAGCATCAGCGGCTCCGGCGATGTGATCGACGCAAACTGA
- a CDS encoding CHAT domain-containing protein — protein MDNKSSKKTPPEKPVSKPKGKQRISRGITTPAEHNQEEEKDSALPPLRVVVKNGHLKYARHPVIIGHFKGDGIVSAEGDMDFLLGNKLSERERVGLYPGPIGTNLAILPDEQHGQGAIIIGLGEPENLTPFLLSKSVELGCLEYLLRLRDGPGLLNGQDTGISTLLVGSGYANLSLSNAINAILEGVVNANQKTRSLGTGIPLIAEVEFMELYRDKALNAFFLLDKVERDNNVYNISLSRPVKEVEGKRAFLPIEDGREWWKRITASLQTHPDSGQACIHYSASSGRARIEVRTLFIDPAILEELLAGNIRESAWDQELAKAIFELLVPNDFKIAFRDQQNILLILDKPMAWYPWELLHYDKKMGLPICVSTGMIRQLSTSDDRRRITPVNENKALIIGDPVLSSNLGIEQLPKAREEAQAVGELLKKNDFTTTLQVNRPFQEIIARLYDEYKVIHIASHGVAGYGPEKKTGILLSDNVVLTAAEIDQISTTPELVFVNCCYLGEVAPSKEQYFRNKYRLAANIGTQFIENGVKAVVVAGWAVDDEAAALFAQEFYTRMLDGAHFGDAVKDARAACYRKFPRTNTWGAYQCYGDPFYQLVKKKKGHGADTPYVMDKEILIDLENFINDTRFAKTRNSKLSERLEDITRKIGESGLRNARITEMEAIAYAEIEEFETAIEKYRSLHEENMAVYSVKAIEQWCNLRGRHLVAMKKKKAPQEILPEMDAIIEELQHLIGLGRTPERYSLLGSAYKRKALISETPGAKRSAIEKMADSYRDGLLLNNKTLRDQRIYQLTNWIIAEKILGDEARMQKAEKILGQPVEDFIDNLLAELNAAAVDKKEFWDLIQIVNINQCKLLFSRETADQDGIIDEVKRVYRRAWKLGGSYKFKNSEVAQMEFIKDALMNLAQSPGGLSVSIDKLVQFFQMDDPQ, from the coding sequence ATGGACAACAAATCCTCAAAAAAAACTCCTCCTGAAAAACCTGTTTCAAAACCGAAGGGCAAACAGCGGATAAGCCGGGGCATAACCACCCCTGCGGAACACAACCAGGAAGAGGAGAAAGACTCTGCCCTCCCCCCCTTGAGAGTGGTGGTTAAAAACGGCCATTTGAAGTACGCCCGGCACCCGGTCATCATCGGCCACTTCAAAGGCGACGGGATCGTCAGCGCGGAAGGGGATATGGATTTCCTGCTCGGCAACAAACTCTCGGAAAGGGAGCGCGTCGGGCTGTATCCCGGCCCGATCGGCACCAACCTCGCCATATTGCCCGATGAGCAACACGGCCAGGGCGCCATCATCATCGGCCTGGGGGAACCGGAAAACCTGACTCCTTTTTTGCTGAGCAAATCCGTTGAACTGGGGTGCCTGGAGTACCTGTTGCGGCTCCGGGATGGCCCGGGCCTCCTCAACGGCCAGGATACCGGCATTTCCACGCTGCTGGTGGGCAGCGGATACGCCAACCTCTCTTTATCCAACGCCATCAACGCCATCCTGGAAGGCGTTGTCAACGCCAACCAAAAAACCCGGAGCCTGGGAACGGGAATACCCCTCATCGCGGAAGTCGAATTCATGGAATTGTACCGAGATAAGGCCCTGAATGCCTTTTTCCTCCTCGATAAAGTCGAGCGCGACAATAACGTATACAACATCAGCCTGTCCCGCCCGGTAAAGGAAGTGGAGGGCAAGCGGGCATTCCTCCCCATCGAGGACGGAAGGGAATGGTGGAAGCGGATCACCGCCAGCCTGCAAACCCACCCGGACAGCGGGCAGGCCTGCATCCACTACAGCGCCTCTTCCGGGAGGGCCAGAATCGAAGTGCGCACCCTGTTCATCGACCCGGCTATCCTCGAAGAGCTTCTGGCCGGCAACATCCGTGAAAGCGCCTGGGACCAGGAGCTGGCAAAGGCCATTTTTGAGCTGCTGGTTCCGAATGACTTCAAAATTGCGTTCCGGGACCAGCAAAACATCCTGCTGATCCTGGACAAGCCCATGGCCTGGTATCCCTGGGAGCTCCTGCATTACGATAAAAAAATGGGCCTGCCGATCTGCGTTTCCACCGGCATGATCCGTCAATTGTCTACCTCCGATGACCGGAGGAGGATCACGCCGGTCAATGAGAACAAGGCACTGATCATCGGCGACCCCGTTCTTTCTTCCAACCTGGGCATCGAACAACTGCCCAAGGCGAGAGAGGAGGCACAGGCGGTCGGTGAATTGCTGAAAAAAAACGATTTCACTACGACCCTCCAGGTCAACCGGCCTTTCCAGGAGATCATTGCCCGCCTATACGACGAGTACAAGGTCATCCACATTGCCAGCCACGGCGTCGCCGGCTACGGCCCGGAAAAAAAGACGGGAATACTGCTTTCCGACAACGTCGTGCTCACTGCCGCAGAGATCGACCAGATCAGCACTACGCCGGAGCTGGTTTTTGTCAATTGCTGCTATTTAGGCGAGGTGGCCCCTTCCAAGGAACAATATTTCAGGAATAAATACCGGCTCGCCGCCAATATAGGCACCCAGTTCATCGAGAACGGGGTGAAGGCCGTCGTCGTCGCCGGCTGGGCGGTGGATGATGAGGCGGCGGCGCTCTTTGCTCAGGAATTCTACACCCGCATGCTGGATGGCGCCCACTTCGGGGACGCCGTGAAAGATGCCCGGGCGGCTTGCTACCGCAAATTCCCGCGCACCAATACCTGGGGCGCTTATCAGTGTTATGGAGACCCCTTCTACCAACTGGTGAAAAAGAAAAAGGGCCATGGGGCCGATACGCCCTACGTGATGGATAAAGAAATCCTGATCGACCTGGAAAATTTTATCAACGACACCCGTTTTGCCAAAACGCGAAACAGTAAGCTTTCGGAACGGTTGGAAGACATCACCCGCAAGATCGGGGAATCCGGGCTGAGAAATGCCAGGATCACCGAAATGGAAGCCATCGCCTACGCCGAAATCGAGGAGTTTGAAACGGCGATAGAAAAATATCGGTCGCTGCATGAAGAGAACATGGCGGTTTACTCCGTAAAGGCCATTGAGCAATGGTGCAACCTCAGGGGCCGCCACCTGGTTGCCATGAAGAAGAAAAAGGCGCCGCAGGAAATCCTCCCGGAAATGGATGCCATCATCGAAGAGCTCCAGCACCTCATCGGGCTGGGGCGCACCCCCGAACGATACAGCCTGCTGGGCAGCGCCTACAAAAGAAAGGCGCTGATCTCCGAAACCCCGGGCGCCAAAAGGAGCGCCATAGAAAAAATGGCCGACAGCTACCGGGACGGCCTTTTGCTCAACAACAAAACCCTGCGCGACCAACGGATTTATCAACTGACCAACTGGATCATCGCTGAAAAAATCCTCGGCGACGAGGCTAGAATGCAAAAAGCTGAAAAAATACTCGGCCAACCTGTAGAGGATTTCATCGACAACCTGCTGGCTGAATTGAATGCCGCCGCCGTGGACAAAAAAGAGTTCTGGGACCTGATCCAGATCGTCAACATCAACCAGTGCAAATTGTTGTTCAGCCGGGAAACAGCGGATCAAGATGGGATCATTGACGAGGTGAAAAGAGTTTACCGGCGCGCATGGAAATTAGGCGGATCTTATAAATTTAAGAACAGCGAAGTGGCGCAGATGGAGTTCATAAAAGATGCATTGATGAACTTAGCCCAATCCCCAGGAGGGTTGTCCGTTTCTATCGACAAACTGGTTCAATTCTTCCAAATGGACGACCCGCAGTAA